The following coding sequences are from one Granulicella arctica window:
- the lepB gene encoding signal peptidase I has translation MSTKAVEIAPESPDANPVQKIQQEDTETPLEGLASICFMLVVYLFATAFIFQNFEIPSASMEKTLLIGDHPLVDRVILAPPSKWAFFMPNRDIHRGDVIVFFKPNPETPDLILVKRAIGIPGDRIHLRNGIVYLNGVAQNEPQASKPADDGDPQHAFNPYRDDFPSIAPSTDYGATESWSVEEPSHIQGDDLVVPPGKIFAMGDNRTESLDGRFWGFVPRENILGRPLFIYWSFKTPADQINKTSLGERIGFMAHVLIHIFDQTRWNRTLHIVR, from the coding sequence ATGTCGACGAAGGCCGTGGAGATCGCACCAGAAAGCCCGGACGCTAACCCCGTCCAGAAGATCCAGCAGGAAGACACCGAAACCCCACTCGAGGGCCTCGCCTCCATCTGCTTCATGCTCGTCGTCTACCTCTTCGCCACAGCCTTCATCTTCCAAAACTTCGAAATCCCCTCCGCCTCCATGGAGAAGACCCTCCTCATCGGCGACCACCCCCTCGTCGATCGCGTCATCCTCGCTCCTCCTTCAAAATGGGCCTTCTTCATGCCCAACCGCGACATCCACCGCGGCGACGTCATCGTCTTCTTCAAGCCCAATCCCGAAACCCCCGACCTGATCCTCGTCAAGCGCGCCATCGGCATCCCCGGCGACCGCATCCACCTCCGCAACGGCATCGTCTACCTCAACGGCGTCGCCCAAAACGAGCCCCAGGCCAGCAAGCCCGCCGACGACGGCGACCCGCAACACGCCTTCAACCCCTACCGCGACGACTTCCCCTCCATCGCCCCCAGCACCGACTACGGAGCCACAGAAAGCTGGTCTGTCGAAGAGCCCAGCCACATCCAGGGCGACGACCTCGTTGTCCCCCCCGGCAAAATCTTTGCCATGGGCGACAACCGCACCGAGAGCCTCGACGGCCGCTTCTGGGGCTTCGTCCCCCGCGAAAACATCCTCGGCCGCCCCCTCTTCATCTACTGGTCCTTCAAAACCCCCGCCGACCAGATCAACAAGACGAGCCTCGGCGAACGCATCGGCTTCATGGCCCACGTCCTCATCCACATCTTCGACCAAACCCGTTGGAATCGAACCCTCCACATAGTCCGCTAG
- a CDS encoding energy transducer TonB produces MANTLITPEIDPSHEAPRLRPVEDAHMDEMVIEEQGVLASLWSNVRDVFFPAKLPPLVLESKPIPVIDRMATKQNPKATAASVVIYALLILLIAWILHSKVALMSKPKLTQVVELDAPPPKAPPKAVSMGGGGGQRGPTPVTKGTPPKFADQQIVPPKAPPLEEPKIKIQPTIEVQKDLKMASSIPQIGVANSPLIGMSMGNGRGTGLGSGDGPGLGPGSGGNTGGGPKRIGGGVSAPVLVYSVEPEFSEEARKAKVAGNVLVNLWVDTSGRPTHVRVIRGVGMGLDEKAREAVLQYKFKPALENGKPVLVELNVEVNFQIF; encoded by the coding sequence ATGGCGAATACATTGATAACACCTGAGATTGACCCGAGCCACGAAGCTCCCCGGTTGCGTCCTGTCGAAGACGCGCACATGGACGAGATGGTGATCGAGGAGCAGGGCGTGCTCGCGTCGCTCTGGAGCAATGTCCGGGACGTCTTCTTCCCGGCGAAGTTGCCGCCACTTGTGCTCGAGTCGAAGCCGATTCCGGTGATCGACCGGATGGCGACGAAGCAGAATCCCAAAGCAACTGCGGCGTCTGTTGTCATCTATGCGCTGCTGATCCTGTTGATCGCGTGGATTCTGCATTCCAAGGTCGCGCTGATGTCGAAGCCGAAGTTGACGCAGGTGGTCGAATTGGACGCGCCTCCGCCGAAGGCACCGCCGAAAGCGGTTTCAATGGGAGGCGGCGGCGGACAGCGCGGACCGACGCCGGTGACGAAGGGAACGCCTCCGAAGTTTGCGGACCAGCAGATCGTTCCGCCGAAAGCGCCTCCGTTGGAAGAGCCGAAGATCAAGATTCAGCCGACCATCGAGGTCCAGAAGGATCTGAAGATGGCCAGCAGCATTCCGCAGATCGGTGTGGCGAACTCGCCGCTGATCGGAATGTCGATGGGCAACGGGCGCGGAACAGGGCTTGGCTCGGGTGATGGTCCGGGGCTTGGGCCGGGTTCGGGCGGCAATACAGGCGGCGGACCGAAGCGGATTGGCGGTGGAGTTTCGGCTCCGGTGCTGGTGTATTCGGTTGAGCCGGAGTTCTCGGAAGAGGCGCGGAAGGCGAAGGTCGCCGGAAACGTGCTCGTCAACCTGTGGGTCGATACGAGCGGAAGGCCGACTCACGTTCGCGTCATTCGTGGCGTTGGTATGGGACTGGATGAGAAGGCCAGGGAAGCCGTTCTTCAGTACAAGTTCAAACCCGCGCTGGAGAACGGGAAGCCGGTTCTGGTGGAGTTGAACGTTGAGGTGAACTTCCAGATCTTCTAA
- a CDS encoding cytochrome P450 produces MSTPRKQPYHLPPGLPHALPFYTFKKWVKLGDPIRLFEHLHKTYGNIAHYRFMGTPIVFLNHPDYIREVLVTQSSSFVKERTVRRMKVLLGEGLITSDDPIHIRQRRIAAPAFHRQRIAAYADQIVALAAAQRDRWLPGQTIDIAAASMQLSLEIVARTLFDTEVTADIRAINDEVNTVMGLYNFLVAFPKLESFINLPIPGLIKFRRSKAHLDAVVNRLVAERRAEINAGAPDKGDLLHMLLTSTDSDSESPSDGMSPDQIRDEVLTIFLAGYETVANALTWTWYLLSQHPEIEAKLHAELNTVLGNRLATLADYPNLRYTEQIFAESMRLYPPAWAMGRMSTKPVTLGPYTLPPGSHVFFSQYIMGHTPEYFPDPLRFDPDRFTPEAKAARPKYTYFPFGGGSRQCIGESFAWMEGTLALATIAQRWSPRFIPTYPIVLQPKITLRPKNPVMMHLQPRESTPYTSHKNCHPERSAKH; encoded by the coding sequence ATGAGCACCCCAAGAAAGCAGCCATACCATCTCCCACCCGGCCTGCCCCACGCCCTTCCCTTCTACACCTTCAAAAAATGGGTCAAGCTCGGCGACCCCATCCGCCTCTTCGAGCACCTCCACAAGACCTACGGCAACATCGCCCACTACCGCTTCATGGGCACTCCCATCGTCTTCCTCAACCACCCCGACTACATCCGCGAGGTCCTCGTCACCCAGTCCTCCTCCTTCGTCAAAGAGCGCACCGTCCGCCGCATGAAGGTCCTCCTCGGCGAAGGCCTCATCACCTCCGACGATCCCATCCACATCCGCCAGCGCCGCATCGCCGCCCCCGCCTTCCATCGCCAGCGCATCGCCGCCTACGCCGACCAGATCGTCGCCCTCGCCGCCGCCCAGCGCGACCGCTGGCTCCCCGGCCAAACCATCGACATCGCCGCCGCCAGTATGCAACTCTCTCTCGAGATCGTAGCCCGCACCCTCTTCGACACCGAAGTCACCGCCGACATCCGCGCCATCAACGACGAGGTCAACACCGTCATGGGCCTCTACAACTTCCTCGTCGCCTTCCCCAAGCTCGAATCGTTCATCAACCTCCCCATCCCCGGCCTCATCAAGTTCCGCCGCTCCAAGGCCCACCTCGACGCCGTCGTCAACCGCCTGGTCGCCGAGCGCCGCGCCGAGATCAACGCCGGAGCCCCCGACAAAGGCGACCTCCTCCACATGCTCCTCACCTCCACCGACTCCGACTCGGAATCCCCATCCGACGGCATGTCCCCCGACCAGATCCGCGACGAGGTCCTCACCATCTTCCTCGCCGGCTACGAGACCGTAGCCAACGCCCTCACCTGGACCTGGTATCTCCTCTCCCAGCACCCCGAGATCGAAGCCAAACTCCACGCCGAACTAAACACCGTCCTCGGCAACCGCCTAGCCACCCTCGCCGACTACCCCAACCTCCGCTACACCGAGCAGATCTTCGCCGAGTCCATGCGCCTCTACCCGCCCGCCTGGGCCATGGGCCGCATGTCCACCAAACCCGTCACCCTCGGCCCCTACACCCTCCCACCCGGCTCCCACGTCTTCTTCAGCCAATACATCATGGGCCACACCCCCGAGTACTTCCCCGATCCCCTCCGCTTCGACCCCGACCGCTTCACCCCCGAAGCCAAAGCCGCTCGCCCCAAATACACCTACTTCCCCTTCGGCGGAGGCAGCCGCCAGTGCATCGGCGAAAGCTTCGCCTGGATGGAAGGAACCCTCGCCCTGGCCACCATCGCCCAACGTTGGAGCCCACGTTTCATCCCAACCTACCCCATCGTCCTCCAACCCAAAATCACCCTCCGCCCCAAGAACCCCGTCATGATGCACCTCCAACCTCGCGAATCAACTCCCTACACCTCCCATAAAAACTGTCATCCTGAGCGAAGTGCAAAGCACTGA
- the tmk gene encoding dTMP kinase produces the protein MPRGFFITFEGLDGSGKTTQLRRLATSLAAEGHHVVTLRQPGGTALGDRIRGVLLDSRSEASLGPIDPIAELTLMFADRAQAIAEVIQPALAAGSIVLCDRFTDSSEAYQGGGRQLGSDRVLALHTAVCGTLQPDLTLLLLPPLEASLARARRRNHRNTQTHGTDENRFERESDEFYGRIHNAYRRIAEREPTRVITIAENHTIEEIEKIIHQIVAQQLPATLPTSQASTLEA, from the coding sequence ATGCCGCGTGGCTTTTTTATCACCTTCGAAGGTCTTGACGGCTCCGGCAAGACCACCCAGCTCCGCCGACTCGCCACCTCGCTCGCCGCGGAAGGACACCACGTCGTCACCCTCCGCCAACCCGGCGGAACCGCCCTCGGGGACCGCATCCGCGGCGTCCTGCTCGACTCCCGCTCCGAAGCCTCCCTCGGCCCCATCGACCCCATCGCCGAGCTCACCCTCATGTTCGCCGACCGCGCCCAGGCCATCGCCGAAGTCATCCAGCCCGCCCTCGCCGCCGGCAGCATCGTCCTCTGCGACCGCTTCACCGACTCCTCCGAGGCCTACCAGGGCGGCGGCCGTCAGCTCGGCTCCGACCGCGTCCTCGCCCTCCACACCGCCGTCTGCGGCACCCTCCAGCCCGACCTCACCCTCCTCCTGCTCCCCCCGCTCGAAGCATCCCTCGCCCGAGCCCGTCGCCGCAACCACCGCAACACCCAAACCCACGGCACCGACGAAAACCGCTTCGAGCGCGAGTCCGACGAGTTCTACGGTCGCATCCACAACGCCTACCGCCGCATCGCCGAACGCGAGCCCACCCGCGTCATCACCATCGCCGAAAACCACACCATCGAAGAGATAGAAAAGATCATCCACCAGATCGTCGCGCAACAACTCCCCGCAACATTGCCCACCTCACAAGCATCCACTCTGGAAGCATGA
- the lspA gene encoding signal peptidase II — translation MRTRDHRLTLLALSAFVILADRLSKDWIVAHIPAGSAITVIPRVFRLTHVLNTGAAFSLFADSLSPLAVRNMLIAFSVVAVLVVGVMLWNVGRALSVTSVALALILGGALGNLYDRIHLKHVVDFLEVKIVHYHWPDFNVADSCIVIGACLLLLEIFRPQPASQE, via the coding sequence ATGCGCACCCGCGACCACCGCCTCACTCTTCTCGCCCTCAGCGCCTTCGTCATCCTCGCCGACCGTCTCAGCAAAGACTGGATCGTCGCCCACATTCCCGCCGGCTCCGCCATCACTGTCATCCCCAGGGTCTTCCGGCTCACGCACGTCCTCAACACCGGCGCAGCCTTCTCGCTCTTCGCAGACTCGCTCTCGCCACTCGCCGTGCGCAACATGCTCATCGCCTTCTCGGTCGTCGCCGTGCTTGTCGTCGGCGTCATGCTCTGGAACGTCGGTCGCGCCCTCAGCGTCACCTCCGTCGCTCTCGCACTCATCCTCGGCGGAGCCCTCGGCAATCTCTACGATCGCATTCACCTCAAGCACGTCGTCGACTTTCTCGAGGTCAAGATCGTCCATTACCACTGGCCCGACTTCAATGTCGCCGATAGCTGCATTGTCATCGGAGCCTGCCTGCTGCTGCTCGAAATCTTTCGCCCCCAACCCGCATCACAGGAATAG
- a CDS encoding class IV adenylate cyclase gives MQSAEIELKFRLPDPAALQSRLPSLGFHLDTPRTFESNTLYDTPAHTLRESHQILRLRQYGDLWTLTHKRHPDDEDPAEITRYKVRIETETTVADGAALVEIFSRIGYSPMFRYEKYRTEWSHNGAHLVIDETPIGNFAELEGPVQWIDETLLQLDINPNDCLTESYGKLFLAWKTQTGSPAENLTFTEIQSAVAAL, from the coding sequence ATGCAGAGCGCCGAAATCGAGCTTAAGTTCCGCCTCCCCGATCCCGCTGCCCTCCAATCCCGCCTTCCATCCCTGGGCTTCCACCTCGACACGCCGCGCACCTTCGAGAGCAACACCCTCTACGACACGCCCGCGCACACCCTCCGCGAATCCCACCAGATCCTCCGCCTCCGCCAGTACGGCGACCTCTGGACCCTCACCCACAAGCGTCATCCCGACGACGAAGACCCCGCCGAGATCACCCGCTACAAGGTCCGCATCGAGACCGAAACCACCGTCGCCGACGGAGCCGCGCTCGTCGAGATCTTCAGCCGCATCGGCTACTCGCCCATGTTCCGCTACGAGAAATACCGCACCGAATGGTCCCACAACGGCGCCCATCTCGTCATCGACGAAACCCCCATCGGCAACTTCGCCGAGCTGGAAGGGCCCGTCCAATGGATCGACGAGACGCTCCTACAGCTCGACATCAACCCCAACGACTGCCTCACCGAGAGCTACGGCAAACTCTTCCTCGCCTGGAAGACCCAAACCGGTAGTCCAGCGGAAAACCTCACCTTCACCGAGATCCAATCAGCCGTCGCAGCGTTATAG
- a CDS encoding ATP-binding protein gives MTIPATFNEFLGNSTAVEHLRTAIAAGRLPHSLILAGPSGAGKYTLALMLAMSVECERQPRDLWSNGQSLASFCGVCHNCTRIATAADLDEQVTAAVAAREDLRETDKKETRVLIQPHPDVLIIPPDPPQLLIKLGQVRTLIQRAQYLPSEAPRKIFILTAASFMKEAANSLLKVLEEPPDYAHLIILAENPGELLPTIRSRCATVRLGALPVEEIEMLLADNRPDVPAKQRTLIARLAQGAAGKALGFDLATYVAARTDALLLIRNASAEPDHTALFKMTETYRAGAEGQQKTTALLRALSLLLEDLLLLDSGTPELLRNTDIRPELDRLSAALSFHWIEQASRGLDQVYTGMRRNLLRNLSLDAFATSLTR, from the coding sequence ATGACCATTCCCGCCACCTTCAACGAATTCCTCGGCAACTCCACCGCCGTCGAGCACCTCCGCACCGCCATCGCTGCCGGTCGTCTGCCCCACTCGCTCATCCTCGCCGGACCATCCGGCGCAGGCAAATACACCCTCGCCCTCATGCTCGCCATGTCCGTCGAGTGCGAGCGCCAGCCCCGCGACCTCTGGTCCAACGGCCAATCCCTCGCCAGCTTCTGCGGCGTCTGCCATAACTGCACCCGCATCGCCACCGCCGCCGACCTCGACGAGCAGGTCACCGCCGCCGTAGCCGCCCGCGAAGACCTCCGCGAGACCGACAAGAAAGAAACCCGCGTCCTCATCCAGCCTCACCCGGACGTTCTCATCATCCCGCCCGACCCGCCGCAGCTCCTCATCAAGCTCGGCCAGGTCCGCACCCTCATCCAGCGCGCCCAATACCTTCCCTCCGAAGCCCCGCGCAAGATCTTCATCCTCACCGCCGCCAGCTTCATGAAGGAAGCCGCCAACTCCCTCCTCAAAGTCCTCGAGGAGCCACCCGACTACGCGCACCTCATCATCCTCGCCGAAAACCCCGGCGAACTCCTCCCCACCATCCGATCCCGCTGCGCAACAGTCAGACTTGGAGCATTACCGGTAGAAGAGATCGAGATGCTCCTCGCCGACAACCGCCCCGACGTCCCCGCCAAACAGCGCACCCTCATCGCCCGCCTCGCACAAGGCGCCGCCGGCAAGGCCCTCGGCTTCGACCTGGCCACCTACGTCGCCGCCCGCACCGATGCACTCCTCCTCATCCGCAACGCCAGCGCCGAGCCCGACCACACCGCCCTCTTCAAGATGACCGAAACCTATCGCGCCGGAGCCGAAGGCCAGCAAAAAACCACCGCTCTCCTCCGCGCCCTCTCGCTCCTCCTCGAAGACCTCCTCCTCCTCGACTCAGGAACCCCCGAACTCCTCCGCAACACCGACATCCGCCCCGAACTCGACCGCCTCTCCGCCGCTCTCTCCTTCCACTGGATCGAACAAGCCAGCCGCGGCCTCGACCAGGTCTACACCGGCATGCGCCGCAACCTCCTCCGCAACCTCTCGCTAGACGCCTTCGCCACCAGCCTAACCCGCTAA
- the ileS gene encoding isoleucine--tRNA ligase, producing MPEAPEKAPAAELNKPESKGLKSTLNLPQTTFPMKANLPVNEPLRLAQWQEQDLYGQIRAARAGAEKYILHDGPPYANGAIHLGHALNKCIKDFVVKTKTMAGFDAPYVPGWDCHGLPIEIKVDEKLGRKKLEMDPIAVRRACREYAQKFVDLQSSQFQRIGVFGRWNNPYKTMSFEYEARILESFYDFFEKGFVYKGLKPVYWCIHDRTALAEAEVEYEQHTSPSVYIRYALTSNAKAIHPVLASQNVYTIIWTTTPWTIPASQAVAFNPKMEYVALNTATGTYIVAEALLSTVIVHCNLMSGKNPGEPASQSDIIALFPGEVLDRTTYQHPFLDRTILGVLADYVTADQGTGAVHTAPAHGVDDFATGKRYDLPEIQYVDNAGKQRNTNGQPYEDLTVFKSNPVIIELLKEKGALLSATNFEHSYPHCWRCHNPVIVRATEQWFIGMETPMTNQDGSATTYRQRALDEINKVVWDPSWGKERISNMIATRPDWCISRQRIWGVPIAVFLCEKCHTPLNDPAINKSIVDLFIQESADAWYKHDAAHLLPAGTACACGNTEFRKEMDILDVWFESGASWHAVLEAEPELRFPADLYTEGGDQHRGWFHSSLLTSVAMRNEAPYKMVATSGWTLDEQGRAFSKSIGNGVDPVDVAKRLGGEIIRLWVASVDFREDVVASENIMQRVSENYRKLRNTLRFLLGNLHDFSLADKVEFESMQPLDQYIVARLVELTKKIRAAYDTFEFHRAYHALNEFTNTDLSALYLDVLKDRLYTFAPNHPARRSAQTALWYIAESLTRLIAPILSFTADEVWALLPPSEIRESSVHLAKFPNLTLSDMTAFLAEWKQLLEIRVEVMRDIEVQRKDGLVGKGLSAEVSIEASTTDHALLSKYRDALEELFNVSKVELTPAAEANPEKINATVKPATGTKCERCWRYTDDVGEAAQYPTVCQRCAEALEAIGYTEGAA from the coding sequence ATGCCGGAAGCACCAGAAAAAGCGCCCGCAGCAGAGCTCAATAAACCCGAGTCCAAGGGTCTGAAGTCCACCCTGAACCTCCCGCAGACCACCTTCCCCATGAAGGCGAACCTGCCGGTCAATGAACCACTGCGCCTCGCCCAGTGGCAGGAACAGGATCTCTACGGCCAGATTCGCGCCGCCCGAGCCGGTGCCGAAAAGTACATCCTTCACGACGGTCCGCCCTACGCCAACGGCGCCATTCACCTCGGCCACGCGCTGAACAAGTGCATCAAAGACTTCGTCGTCAAGACCAAGACCATGGCCGGCTTCGACGCCCCCTACGTTCCCGGCTGGGACTGCCACGGCCTTCCCATCGAGATCAAGGTCGACGAAAAGCTCGGTCGCAAGAAGCTCGAGATGGACCCCATCGCCGTCCGCCGTGCCTGCCGCGAGTACGCGCAGAAGTTCGTCGATCTCCAGAGCAGCCAGTTCCAGCGCATCGGCGTCTTCGGCCGCTGGAACAACCCCTACAAGACCATGTCGTTCGAGTACGAAGCCCGCATCCTCGAGAGCTTCTACGACTTCTTCGAGAAGGGCTTCGTCTACAAGGGCCTCAAGCCCGTCTACTGGTGCATCCACGACCGCACCGCTCTCGCTGAAGCCGAGGTCGAATACGAGCAGCACACCTCGCCCAGCGTCTACATCCGTTACGCCCTCACGTCGAACGCCAAGGCAATCCATCCCGTATTGGCCAGCCAGAACGTCTACACCATCATCTGGACCACGACGCCCTGGACCATCCCAGCCTCGCAAGCCGTCGCCTTCAACCCGAAGATGGAATACGTCGCCCTCAACACCGCGACCGGAACCTACATCGTCGCGGAGGCGTTGCTCTCCACCGTCATCGTCCACTGCAACCTGATGAGCGGAAAGAACCCCGGCGAGCCCGCCTCGCAGTCCGACATCATCGCCCTCTTCCCCGGTGAAGTGTTGGACCGCACCACTTATCAACACCCGTTCCTCGATCGCACCATCCTCGGCGTCCTCGCCGACTACGTCACCGCCGACCAAGGCACCGGAGCCGTCCACACCGCGCCCGCTCACGGCGTAGACGACTTTGCCACCGGCAAACGCTACGATCTCCCCGAGATCCAATATGTAGACAACGCCGGCAAGCAACGCAATACGAACGGTCAGCCGTATGAAGACCTCACCGTCTTCAAATCCAATCCCGTCATCATCGAGTTGCTGAAAGAAAAGGGCGCACTCCTCAGTGCCACCAACTTCGAGCACTCCTATCCACACTGCTGGCGCTGCCACAACCCCGTCATCGTCCGTGCCACCGAGCAGTGGTTTATCGGCATGGAAACCCCGATGACCAACCAAGATGGCTCCGCAACGACCTATCGTCAGCGAGCCCTCGACGAGATCAACAAAGTCGTCTGGGACCCATCCTGGGGCAAGGAGCGCATCTCCAACATGATCGCCACCCGACCCGACTGGTGCATCTCGCGCCAGCGCATCTGGGGGGTTCCCATCGCGGTCTTCCTCTGCGAGAAGTGCCACACGCCGCTCAACGATCCTGCGATCAACAAGAGCATCGTAGACCTCTTCATCCAAGAGAGCGCCGATGCCTGGTACAAGCACGACGCCGCCCATCTCCTTCCCGCAGGAACAGCCTGCGCCTGCGGCAACACCGAGTTCCGCAAAGAGATGGACATCCTCGACGTATGGTTCGAGTCCGGCGCAAGCTGGCACGCCGTCCTCGAGGCCGAACCCGAGCTACGCTTCCCCGCCGACCTCTACACCGAGGGCGGCGACCAGCACCGCGGCTGGTTCCACTCCTCGCTGCTCACCTCCGTCGCCATGCGCAACGAAGCCCCCTACAAGATGGTCGCCACATCCGGCTGGACCCTCGACGAGCAAGGCCGAGCCTTTTCCAAGTCCATCGGCAACGGCGTCGATCCCGTAGACGTCGCCAAGCGCCTCGGCGGCGAGATCATCCGCCTCTGGGTCGCCAGCGTAGACTTCCGCGAGGACGTCGTAGCCAGCGAAAACATCATGCAGCGCGTCAGCGAAAACTACCGCAAGCTGCGCAACACCCTCCGCTTCCTCCTCGGCAACCTGCACGACTTCTCCCTCGCCGACAAGGTCGAGTTCGAGTCGATGCAGCCACTCGACCAATACATCGTCGCCCGCCTCGTGGAACTCACCAAAAAAATCCGCGCGGCCTACGATACCTTCGAGTTCCACCGCGCCTATCACGCACTCAACGAGTTCACCAACACCGACCTCTCGGCGCTCTACCTCGACGTATTGAAGGACCGCCTCTACACCTTCGCCCCCAACCATCCCGCTCGGCGCAGCGCCCAGACCGCGCTCTGGTACATCGCCGAATCCCTCACCCGCCTCATCGCCCCCATCCTCAGCTTCACCGCCGATGAGGTCTGGGCGCTGCTTCCTCCGTCAGAGATTCGCGAGTCCAGCGTGCACCTCGCGAAGTTCCCCAACCTCACTCTCAGCGACATGACCGCCTTTCTTGCAGAATGGAAACAACTGCTCGAGATCCGAGTCGAGGTCATGCGCGACATCGAAGTGCAACGAAAAGATGGGCTCGTCGGCAAAGGTCTCAGCGCCGAAGTCTCGATCGAGGCATCAACCACCGACCACGCACTCCTATCCAAATATCGCGATGCCCTCGAGGAGTTATTCAATGTCTCGAAGGTCGAACTGACTCCCGCAGCAGAAGCCAATCCGGAGAAGATCAACGCAACCGTCAAACCCGCTACCGGCACCAAGTGCGAACGCTGCTGGCGCTACACCGACGACGTAGGCGAAGCCGCACAGTACCCCACCGTCTGCCAACGCTGCGCCGAAGCCCTCGAAGCCATCGGCTACACAGAAGGAGCGGCCTAA
- a CDS encoding L-threonylcarbamoyladenylate synthase, with protein sequence MSETALKQSTERLRVDRVARAAELLRGGGTVAFPTETVYGLGANALDAAAVAKIFAAKERPGWDPLIVHVSDRAMLTRVAEVSEAAEALMAAFWPGPLTLLLPRLAAVPDAVTAGRSLVGVRMPRHAVALELIAAAGVPVAAPSANRFGRTSPTTAAHVLEDLDGRIDAVLDGGATEVGVESTVFDVAAGLVYRPGAVTAAMLAAVTGASVEVYKAPAVSGAPESLPSPGVGMRHYAPQARLVLVRDEEELQERVGRLLELSERVGVMLPVGWAAAPGSVVFRWAAWKDGEGLARGVFAGLRELDAVGVGVIVCPLPAGAGIGLALRDRLEKAARRG encoded by the coding sequence GTGAGTGAGACGGCTTTAAAGCAAAGTACGGAGCGGTTGCGGGTCGACCGGGTGGCGCGAGCGGCGGAGTTGCTGCGCGGCGGCGGGACGGTCGCGTTTCCGACGGAGACGGTCTATGGGCTGGGAGCGAATGCGCTGGATGCGGCGGCGGTGGCGAAGATCTTTGCGGCAAAGGAGCGTCCGGGCTGGGATCCACTGATTGTGCATGTGAGCGATCGAGCGATGCTGACACGGGTTGCGGAGGTCTCCGAGGCTGCGGAGGCGCTGATGGCGGCGTTCTGGCCGGGACCGCTGACGTTGCTGCTGCCTCGGCTGGCTGCGGTTCCGGATGCGGTGACGGCGGGACGTTCGCTGGTGGGGGTTCGGATGCCGCGTCATGCGGTTGCGCTGGAGTTGATTGCGGCGGCTGGTGTTCCGGTGGCGGCTCCGAGTGCGAATCGGTTTGGGAGGACGAGTCCGACGACGGCGGCGCATGTGCTCGAGGATCTGGATGGTCGGATCGACGCGGTGCTGGATGGTGGAGCGACCGAGGTTGGCGTGGAGTCGACGGTGTTCGATGTGGCTGCGGGGCTGGTTTATCGGCCGGGTGCGGTGACGGCGGCTATGTTGGCGGCGGTTACGGGTGCTTCGGTGGAGGTTTACAAGGCTCCGGCTGTATCGGGAGCGCCGGAGAGTTTGCCTTCGCCGGGAGTTGGGATGAGGCACTATGCTCCGCAGGCTCGGTTGGTGCTGGTGCGGGATGAGGAGGAGTTACAGGAGCGGGTTGGACGGCTGCTTGAGCTATCGGAACGTGTTGGAGTGATGTTGCCGGTTGGTTGGGCTGCGGCTCCGGGTTCGGTGGTGTTTCGGTGGGCGGCTTGGAAGGATGGCGAGGGTTTGGCGCGTGGGGTATTTGCGGGGTTGCGGGAGTTGGATGCGGTTGGTGTTGGGGTGATTGTTTGTCCTTTGCCTGCGGGTGCGGGAATTGGTTTGGCGCTGAGGGATCGGTTGGAGAAGGCTGCTCGGCGGGGTTGA